The Psilocybe cubensis strain MGC-MH-2018 chromosome 7, whole genome shotgun sequence genome has a window encoding:
- a CDS encoding putative secreted protein (putative secreted protein ARB_04696), producing MGPVQGTVIVMYTLSGAILVLCGSLSLLRGVSCAPTVDSTQTSSAAAAAVSVTLDGLTYINKGLVGFGLIPSDFLESTGDTIGGIGSAIAIKRGTWTAHTDGTFSGTLVVHPDRGFNVDGTVDYQARRHELRFTLSPYTSSTQLTFSAAQQTFNISYVNTTLEVERGNTKTSGLDPSAIRPAQSGFPTVPTADPQMPIASNSEPHLVLDIEGIVLNTDGSYWLSDEYGPYIYRFNAAGQLLQTIQPPAAILPIIDGELNFTSEDDPDTGRAANQGFEGLTIDPTTNTLYAMLQSATIQDGGSDKSTSRFTRLFAYNVSNPLVEVPLIGEWVVPLPQSSSGKTEACSEIHFLGAGVFLALSRDGDGRGGNDNKSSYKQADLFSIAKATDIHGTSFDTASTPISPNGKLAKSITAANYVSFVNFLDSTQLARFGLHNGSPDDETLIDAKWESLALAPANDPSFPNDYFLITASDNDFLSTHGVSLGVPFDAGIDVDNQFLVFRVTLPSIVPGSVQLNLGI from the exons ATGGGCCCTGTACAGGGTACTGTGATTGTGATGTATACTTTGTCTGGGGCTATTCTCGTTTTATGCGGATCGTTGTCCTTACTTAGAGGGGTTAGTTGTGCCCCAACAGTAGATTCCACTCAGACTTCGTCtgccgcagcagcagccgtaTCCGTAACTTTGGACGGACTTACATACATCAATAAG GGGCTTGTTGGATTTGGTCTTATTCCTTCGGATTTCTTAGAATCAACTGGCGATACCATTGGTGGAATCGGAAGTGCTATCGCTATCAAACGTGGTACATGGACGGCTCACACAGATGGGACCTTCTCTGGAACCTTGGTCGTCCATCCTGATCGCGGTTTTAATGT TGATGGCACAGTTGACTATCAAGCGCGTCGCCATGAACTTCGGTTCACGTTGTCTCCATATACGAGCTCTACTCAACTAACGTTCTCCGCTGCGCAACAGACGTTTAATATTTCGTATGTTAACACTACTCTTGAGGTTGAAAGGGGAAATACGAAGACAAGTGGTCTGGATCCCAGCGCAATCAGACCAGCTCAGAGTGGATTTCCAACGGTACCGACTGCCGATCCTCAGATGCCAATTGCCTCGAACAGCGAGCCGCATCTCGTGTTGGATATCGAGGGTATTGTATTAAACACTGATGGATC ATACTGGCTAAGTGATGAGTATGGTCCATACATCTATCGGTTCAATGCGGCAGGGCAACTCTTGCAGACGATCCAGCCTCCCGCAGCAATCCTACCCATTATCGACGGAGAGCTGAATTTCACTTCCGAGGACGATCCAGATACCGGGAGGGCAGCTAATCAAG GCTTCGAAGGCCTTACCATCGATCCTACCACAAACACTCTATATGCCATGCTCCAGTCTGCCACTATCCAAGATGGTGGTAGCGACAAGAGCACATCACGCTTTACGCGCCTATTTGCTTACAACGTATCGAATCCGTTGGTTGAAGTACCCTTAATTGGAGAATGGGTGGTGCCATTGCCACAAAGCAGCAGCGGAAAAACGGAAGCTTGTAGTGAAATACACTTCTTAGGTGCTGGTGTGTTTTTGGCACTGTCtagagatggagatggacgGGGAGGAAACGATAACAAATCCAGTTACAA gCAGGCAGACTTGTTCTCTATTGCTAAAGCCACAGATATCCATGGTACCTCATTCGACACTGCTTCGACACCTATTTCACCTAACGGAAAACTGGCCAAAAGTATCACTGCCGCTAATTACGTATCCTTTGTCAACTTTTTGGACAGTACTCAATTGGCCAGATTTGGTTTGCACAATG GTTCCCCAGACGACGAGACCTTGATCGATGCAAAATGGGAATCGTTAGCTCTGGCACCCGCTAATGACCCATCCTTCCCCAACGACTACTTTTTGATCACTGCT TCTGATAATGATTTCCTCAGCACACATGGAGTTTCCCTTGGCGTCCCTTTTGACGCTGGAATAGATGTGGATAACCAGTTTTTGGTCTTCCGGGTTACTCTGCCTAGCATTGTCCCTGGGAGCGTTCAACTCAACCTAGGGATCTGA